In Pseudobacter ginsenosidimutans, the following are encoded in one genomic region:
- a CDS encoding DUF4403 family protein, which translates to MTSITRVLLLGSALIFFLSCGSSKKTTTTTSSAPARSLPALPMSYINVPVKVYMKPLLSVMDSSTAKEFTNDKWPNYTQSGCDFRYKYRFVRSPFSFSVINNRVIISFRGNYQIAGSRTICAFDKQVSPWVNGSCGFNGEPLRRVDIAITSKLDLLPNHTISTVTKLDKLQPLDKCEVTLMNNDMTKDVLDSVKASIETYCTTFDKFVQDINTNPFLNNWRKSGSRVMPVNKYGFLNLNLSALGVSRFNVVKDTLYFSMGFSGFPKFNSDSNKLVTHASLPPVSNADRSGYISTYLDAVYEYKFFNKLLNDSLRNKPFDIDGRTFVIKDVNISGTNEGKIRVDMAFSGNRNGVLSLTGTPTLDSARQILSMPDIKVGIDTRDLMVNLAKGLIKKKIMKELAGQSVLDLNALIQKNKALIEARLNQQVTDWMSTVGTLHDIKLIGLLPQEKHIQVQAYIRASLTLIGRPSANLINMD; encoded by the coding sequence ATGACGTCAATAACCCGTGTCCTCCTTTTGGGCAGCGCCCTGATATTCTTTTTGTCATGCGGCAGCAGTAAAAAAACAACCACCACCACTTCATCCGCGCCGGCACGCAGTTTACCTGCATTGCCAATGTCTTATATCAATGTTCCTGTAAAAGTATACATGAAACCTTTATTATCGGTAATGGATTCTTCCACAGCCAAAGAATTCACCAACGATAAATGGCCGAACTATACACAGAGCGGATGTGATTTCAGATATAAATACCGGTTCGTTCGTTCTCCGTTTTCATTCAGTGTGATCAACAATCGGGTGATCATCAGTTTCCGCGGCAATTACCAGATCGCCGGAAGCCGCACTATCTGCGCATTCGACAAACAGGTATCGCCCTGGGTCAATGGCAGCTGCGGATTCAACGGAGAACCACTCCGCAGGGTTGACATCGCCATCACTTCCAAACTGGACCTCCTGCCCAATCATACCATCAGCACCGTTACGAAGCTGGACAAGCTCCAGCCGCTGGACAAATGCGAGGTAACGCTCATGAACAACGATATGACAAAAGATGTGCTGGACAGTGTGAAGGCCAGTATCGAAACCTATTGCACCACCTTCGATAAATTTGTACAGGACATCAATACCAATCCCTTTCTCAACAACTGGCGCAAGAGTGGCAGCCGTGTAATGCCCGTCAACAAATACGGCTTCCTCAACCTGAACCTCTCCGCGCTCGGAGTCAGCCGCTTCAATGTGGTGAAAGACACGCTCTATTTTTCCATGGGCTTCAGCGGCTTCCCCAAATTCAATTCAGACAGTAACAAACTGGTAACGCACGCTTCACTTCCTCCTGTGTCCAACGCAGACCGCAGTGGCTATATCAGCACCTACCTGGATGCAGTATACGAATACAAATTCTTCAACAAACTGCTCAACGATAGTCTCCGCAACAAACCATTCGATATCGATGGCCGCACTTTCGTGATCAAAGACGTTAACATCAGCGGCACCAATGAAGGAAAGATAAGAGTAGACATGGCTTTCTCCGGCAATCGCAACGGTGTGCTCAGTCTCACCGGCACTCCCACCCTGGATTCCGCCCGCCAGATACTCAGTATGCCCGATATCAAAGTGGGGATCGATACCAGGGACCTGATGGTGAACCTGGCGAAAGGACTGATCAAAAAGAAGATCATGAAGGAACTGGCCGGACAGAGCGTGCTGGACCTCAATGCACTGATCCAGAAGAATAAGGCCCTGATCGAGGCCCGCCTCAATCAGCAAGTGACAGACTGGATGAGTACCGTTGGCACCCTGCACGATATCAAACTGATCGGGCTACTGCCACAGGAGAAACATATTCAGGTTCAGGCATATATCCGCGCCAGCCTTACCCTGATCGGGCGCCCTTCCGCCAACCTGATAAATATGGATTAG
- a CDS encoding YihY/virulence factor BrkB family protein, with the protein MKKLPKPATILQLLKKAFGEFQQNDPLRMAAATAFFATFALPAIILILIVVFGLVMDRRFVGRSLVEALSGVLGPNSAEEIRNTLRNVRTLASTWYIATGGFIFLLFVSTTLFKVIKDSLNQLWRIRQSNGRGVVRQLKQRGTSFLVILFAGIFFLATLMVEGGVALLRQQLPDLLPGEGSVIWAITSQVVSLSVVTCWFSILFRYLPDGHTTWRITMGGAFFTALLFTLGKFLLRFLLSYSNMSTVYGTSTSFVLMLLFIFYCAFIFYYGACFLKVWAKHKNKPIIPRYYAEAYTWQQVKEESLDR; encoded by the coding sequence ATGAAAAAGCTGCCAAAACCGGCTACCATCCTGCAATTACTCAAAAAAGCCTTCGGGGAGTTCCAGCAGAACGATCCTTTGCGGATGGCTGCGGCTACGGCCTTCTTTGCCACTTTTGCTCTTCCTGCCATCATTCTCATCCTCATTGTTGTATTTGGTCTGGTGATGGACCGCAGATTTGTAGGACGCAGCCTGGTAGAGGCTTTGAGCGGAGTGCTGGGCCCCAACTCGGCTGAAGAGATCAGGAATACGCTCCGGAATGTGCGCACGCTTGCTTCAACATGGTATATCGCCACCGGCGGTTTTATCTTTTTGTTATTTGTGAGTACCACGCTCTTCAAAGTGATCAAAGATTCCCTGAACCAGCTCTGGCGCATCCGTCAGTCGAATGGCAGGGGCGTGGTGAGGCAACTGAAACAAAGAGGCACTTCGTTCCTGGTCATTCTTTTTGCCGGCATTTTCTTTTTGGCTACCCTGATGGTGGAAGGCGGAGTTGCTTTGCTACGTCAGCAACTGCCGGACCTGCTGCCCGGTGAAGGATCTGTGATCTGGGCTATCACCAGTCAGGTAGTGTCTTTGTCAGTTGTTACCTGCTGGTTCTCCATCCTGTTCCGTTATCTGCCGGACGGACATACTACCTGGCGTATAACCATGGGCGGTGCCTTCTTCACAGCCTTGTTGTTTACGCTGGGTAAGTTCCTGCTCCGTTTCCTGTTGTCTTATTCCAATATGAGTACGGTATACGGCACGTCCACTTCCTTTGTGCTGATGCTGCTCTTCATTTTCTATTGCGCCTTCATCTTTTATTATGGCGCCTGTTTCCTGAAAGTTTGGGCAAAACATAAGAACAAGCCCATTATCCCCCGGTACTATGCGGAAGCTTATACCTGGCAGCAGGTGAAAGAAGAATCGCTTGACCGGTAA
- a CDS encoding bestrophin family protein yields MIAYNPKDWFTFVFRFHKADTLRKLAPLILGISAYCAIIAYLELEIFQLSQNNHLKNISMMNNLLSFVISMLLVFRTNTAYDRWWEGRKLWGSLVNNSRNLSIKLNAILGPTEDEEKKFFRRIIPMYAAVLSRHLQTEQTRLALDTAEHPEWEHLDKNKHMPNQIASLMYKRVTRLYEQGRIKGDQLIVINAELQAFTDVCGACERIKNTPIPFSYSVFLKKFIFFYVMTLPLSFVFSLGYIAIPVVAFIFYVLASLEMIAEEIEDPFGADENDLPTEKMSDNIKKHVSEIFAS; encoded by the coding sequence ATGATCGCTTATAATCCTAAAGACTGGTTCACTTTTGTGTTCCGCTTCCATAAGGCGGACACCCTGAGAAAATTGGCGCCGCTGATCCTGGGTATCAGCGCCTATTGCGCTATCATCGCATACCTTGAACTGGAGATCTTTCAACTGTCGCAGAACAACCACCTGAAGAATATCTCCATGATGAATAATCTCCTGAGTTTCGTGATCTCCATGCTATTGGTGTTCCGCACCAATACTGCGTATGACCGTTGGTGGGAGGGAAGGAAATTATGGGGCTCGCTGGTGAACAACAGCCGTAACCTTTCCATCAAGCTCAACGCTATCCTGGGACCAACAGAAGATGAAGAAAAGAAATTCTTCCGCCGCATCATTCCCATGTATGCTGCCGTGCTGAGCCGTCACCTGCAAACAGAACAAACGCGCCTGGCGCTGGATACTGCGGAACATCCTGAATGGGAACACCTGGACAAGAACAAGCATATGCCGAATCAGATCGCTTCACTGATGTACAAACGCGTGACCCGGTTGTACGAGCAGGGAAGGATCAAGGGTGATCAGCTGATCGTGATCAACGCGGAGTTGCAGGCATTCACTGATGTATGCGGCGCCTGTGAGCGCATCAAGAATACGCCCATTCCATTTTCCTACAGTGTATTCCTGAAAAAATTCATCTTCTTCTACGTAATGACCCTTCCACTGAGTTTTGTGTTCAGTCTGGGTTATATCGCCATACCTGTTGTGGCATTCATCTTCTATGTACTGGCAAGTCTTGAAATGATCGCGGAAGAGATCGAGGATCCTTTCGGCGCTGATGAGAACGATCTTCCCACTGAAAAGATGTCGGACAATATCAAGAAACATGTAAGCGAGATCTTCGCTTCTTAA
- a CDS encoding M90 family metallopeptidase, with protein sequence MVPVYILLGIAAVCVILWKWKPKQKPPVDLSKADVDILSTHVRFYQRLDEKDKQRFREKIGSFLANVRIEGIGATIEERDRIYVASSAVIPIFGFPEWEYRNLTDVLIYPDTFNEEFKFEGKDRAIMGMVGSGYMNGKMILSQHALRQGFEITSDKNNTAIHEFVHLLDKSDGAVDGIPENLLAHQYSIPWMHLMQQQIEEIRKNRSDINPYGASDKSEFFAVISEYFFERPDLLKEKHPELYEYLEMIFKQDPASN encoded by the coding sequence ATGGTACCTGTTTACATCCTGCTGGGCATTGCCGCCGTTTGTGTGATCCTCTGGAAATGGAAGCCAAAACAAAAACCACCGGTTGACCTGAGCAAAGCAGACGTTGATATCCTCAGCACGCATGTCCGTTTTTACCAGCGACTGGATGAAAAAGACAAACAGCGCTTCCGTGAAAAGATCGGGTCCTTCCTCGCCAATGTTAGAATAGAAGGCATCGGCGCTACAATTGAGGAGCGCGACAGGATCTATGTTGCCAGCAGCGCCGTGATCCCCATCTTCGGATTTCCGGAATGGGAGTACCGCAATCTCACAGATGTACTCATCTATCCGGATACGTTCAACGAAGAATTTAAATTCGAAGGAAAAGACCGCGCCATCATGGGAATGGTGGGCAGCGGTTATATGAATGGAAAGATGATCCTCTCGCAACATGCGCTCCGCCAGGGTTTCGAGATCACCAGCGATAAGAACAATACCGCCATCCACGAGTTTGTGCATCTCCTGGATAAATCAGATGGCGCAGTAGATGGCATCCCCGAAAACCTGCTTGCGCATCAATATTCCATACCATGGATGCACCTCATGCAACAACAGATAGAAGAGATCAGGAAGAACCGCTCAGACATCAATCCTTACGGTGCTTCCGATAAAAGCGAATTCTTTGCCGTTATCTCTGAATACTTCTTCGAGCGGCCCGACCTGCTGAAAGAAAAACATCCCGAGCTCTACGAATACCTCGAGATGATCTTCAAACAGGATCCCGCCAGCAATTAA